One window of Streptomyces sp. FIT100 genomic DNA carries:
- a CDS encoding LacI family DNA-binding transcriptional regulator, which yields MAGVLQLTMDQRHEQILDLVKSCGVVRVVELADHLHISVATARRDVAALADRGLVNRARGVVAWPDGLSIGERLRQAAWNGSQADASSAGPVTGMVVPRTRKYFDEIIRGARQASASAGGRLVLGFSGYAQTTDLHIEQMIQSGVDGLLLTLDRETGASRQDSAGWELEVPTVLVERTGVPCANTARLDYVCTDEASGVWLAMEYLSSLGHERVALVGDRGDSTGAQIRMGYESVWPALEMAHPLVMSFGSPTDGPDTGCEAVADRLAEAVRKREVSAALVFVDSEPISLMESLQSRGIHVPGDVSLITYGDEVAFALLGIPLTAVALPSYHVGQSAVKLLHQRMRETAHNPADAVPRQHLALAPELRIRASCRPPAAGPRAGVGRGIDGRHRL from the coding sequence ATGGCTGGTGTCTTGCAGTTGACGATGGATCAGCGCCATGAGCAGATCCTCGATCTTGTGAAATCCTGTGGAGTGGTGCGCGTTGTGGAGCTCGCCGATCACTTGCACATTTCTGTGGCCACAGCCCGCCGTGATGTAGCCGCCCTCGCCGACCGCGGCCTCGTGAACCGTGCGAGGGGTGTCGTCGCCTGGCCTGACGGCCTGTCTATAGGCGAGCGCCTACGGCAGGCAGCATGGAACGGGTCGCAGGCAGACGCATCTTCAGCCGGCCCGGTGACGGGGATGGTCGTGCCCCGCACGAGGAAGTACTTCGACGAGATCATTCGCGGTGCCCGGCAGGCATCCGCCTCAGCCGGCGGACGACTCGTCCTCGGCTTCTCCGGATACGCCCAGACCACTGACCTCCACATCGAGCAGATGATCCAAAGCGGGGTCGACGGGCTCTTGTTGACGCTCGATCGGGAGACCGGGGCGAGCCGTCAGGACTCGGCCGGATGGGAGCTCGAAGTTCCCACCGTCCTCGTGGAGCGCACCGGGGTCCCATGCGCGAACACGGCTCGGCTGGATTACGTGTGCACCGACGAGGCGTCCGGGGTGTGGCTGGCGATGGAGTATCTGTCCTCGCTCGGTCACGAGCGTGTCGCGCTGGTCGGAGACCGCGGTGACTCTACCGGGGCGCAGATCCGGATGGGCTACGAAAGCGTATGGCCTGCGCTGGAGATGGCCCACCCTCTGGTGATGTCTTTCGGCTCCCCCACCGACGGTCCTGATACTGGGTGTGAGGCGGTTGCGGACCGCCTGGCCGAGGCGGTCCGCAAGCGCGAGGTATCCGCGGCTCTGGTGTTTGTCGACAGCGAGCCGATCTCGCTGATGGAGAGCCTGCAGTCTCGGGGGATTCACGTTCCCGGGGATGTTTCGCTGATCACTTACGGAGATGAGGTGGCCTTTGCCCTCTTGGGCATCCCTCTGACTGCGGTTGCCCTTCCCAGTTACCACGTTGGGCAGTCGGCGGTAAAATTGCTGCACCAGCGTATGCGAGAGACGGCCCATAACCCCGCGGACGCCGTGCCACGGCAGCATCTGGCCCTCGCTCCCGAGCTCCGCATCCGGGCCTCCTGCCGCCCGCCGGCGGCAGGGCCGCGAGCCGGGGTTGGCAGAGGTATCGACGGCCGGCATCGGTTGTGA
- a CDS encoding helix-turn-helix domain-containing protein produces the protein MAKLPTFKAWCHTGGLTDERRAFREKLRLQAAERFRQGDENTGIVHDLRVSVRSVQRWRKTWSGRAPRALASKGPASLPLLSDELFTVLERELAQGTVAHG, from the coding sequence ATGGCGAAACTACCGACCTTCAAAGCGTGGTGTCATACGGGCGGTCTGACCGATGAACGGCGGGCCTTCCGCGAGAAGTTGCGGTTGCAGGCGGCCGAGCGGTTCAGGCAAGGCGACGAGAACACGGGCATCGTTCACGACCTGCGGGTCAGCGTCCGGTCGGTACAGCGGTGGCGCAAGACTTGGTCAGGACGGGCGCCGAGAGCTCTGGCCTCGAAGGGCCCGGCATCGCTGCCGCTGCTCAGCGACGAACTGTTCACCGTGCTGGAGCGTGAGCTGGCCCAGGGCACGGTGGCACATGGGTAG
- a CDS encoding M4 family metallopeptidase yields MRTSPPPFCTILPPHLLDRLLEADDPVVAAHARRTLEHDAVHRTRRRVTTVCGPTAISSVAVADTAQCTIYDAAHQKRTPGTEVNLASSGAAGDATALRAHTGLNATLDLYLTVYGRRSIDNDGLPLNATVRYGEKYDNAFWDGEQMVFGDGDGNLFLDFTIPLDIVGHELTHGVTQYTANLTYYGQPGALNESLSDVFGSLIKQYALDQTAGQADWLIGAGLFTPAVNGKGLRSLAAPGTAYDDAQLGKDPQPATMRDYVQTSRDNGGVHINSGIPNHAFYQLAITLGGNAWERAGTIWYTTLTSSELAPDAGFTDFARLTATTARNLYGDGKEAQAVLESWQKVGIELPPSSPLRAAAVEPRMPQ; encoded by the coding sequence TTGCGTACCTCTCCCCCGCCTTTCTGCACGATCCTGCCTCCTCACCTGCTAGACAGGCTCTTGGAGGCCGACGACCCCGTGGTCGCCGCGCATGCGCGGCGGACCCTGGAGCATGACGCCGTCCACCGCACCCGTCGCCGCGTCACTACCGTGTGTGGACCAACCGCTATATCAAGCGTCGCGGTCGCCGATACAGCGCAGTGCACGATCTATGACGCAGCGCACCAGAAGAGAACCCCGGGGACGGAGGTGAACTTGGCAAGCTCCGGGGCTGCCGGAGATGCAACCGCCCTGAGAGCCCACACCGGGCTCAACGCTACTCTCGACCTGTACCTCACGGTCTACGGACGCCGCTCCATCGACAACGACGGGCTACCGCTCAACGCCACCGTCCGCTACGGCGAGAAGTACGACAACGCCTTCTGGGACGGCGAACAGATGGTCTTCGGCGACGGCGACGGCAACCTATTCCTCGACTTCACGATCCCGTTGGACATCGTCGGCCACGAACTGACGCACGGAGTAACCCAGTACACGGCGAACCTCACGTACTACGGCCAACCAGGCGCCCTCAACGAATCCCTCTCGGACGTCTTCGGCTCACTGATCAAGCAGTACGCGCTCGACCAGACCGCCGGCCAGGCCGACTGGCTCATCGGCGCAGGCCTGTTCACCCCCGCAGTCAACGGCAAAGGCTTGCGCTCCCTAGCCGCCCCCGGCACCGCCTACGACGACGCGCAACTCGGCAAGGACCCCCAGCCAGCGACGATGAGGGACTACGTTCAAACATCACGCGACAACGGCGGCGTACACATCAATTCCGGGATCCCCAACCACGCCTTCTACCAACTGGCCATCACCCTCGGCGGCAACGCCTGGGAACGCGCCGGAACCATCTGGTACACCACCCTGACGAGCAGCGAGCTGGCCCCGGACGCCGGCTTCACCGACTTCGCACGGCTGACAGCAACCACGGCACGCAACCTGTATGGCGACGGCAAAGAGGCCCAGGCCGTCCTGGAATCATGGCAAAAGGTAGGCATCGAGCTTCCTCCAAGTTCACCGCTCCGAGCTGCAGCCGTGGAACCGCGGATGCCCCAGTGA
- a CDS encoding YtxH domain-containing protein: MRYRLTFIAGLALGYVLGTRAGRERYEQLKKSAREFAQNPAVRNAAESAAQTSREMAGKAFAAVSDTIGDRMPDAVADRVRSLRERGQGGGIEDDWGTTNT, translated from the coding sequence ATGCGCTACCGGCTCACGTTCATCGCCGGACTGGCCCTCGGTTACGTGCTCGGCACCCGCGCCGGGCGGGAGCGTTACGAGCAGCTGAAGAAGTCCGCCCGGGAGTTCGCGCAGAACCCGGCGGTGCGCAATGCCGCCGAGTCCGCCGCGCAGACGAGCCGCGAGATGGCCGGGAAGGCGTTCGCCGCGGTGAGCGACACGATCGGCGACCGGATGCCCGACGCGGTGGCCGACCGGGTGCGCTCGCTGCGGGAGCGTGGCCAGGGCGGCGGCATCGAGGACGACTGGGGTACGACCAATACGTAG
- a CDS encoding FGGY family carbohydrate kinase, translating to MGIVAGLDSSSAFTRIVVCDTDTGAVLRQGYAQHPVESKAGDVDPQAWLLSLGEAAAGGLLEGVQAIGVSAQQYGVIPLDASGAPVRAALVGNDKRAQVAAADLVEGFGGRQAWAEAVGCVPQSGLPVAKLRWLARTEPEAAQRTALVMQPHDWLVWQLLGRPVRRTTDRGGASSTGYWSAGTGSYRPDLVELALGHQAALPEVLGPSDAAGTTPEGLLISAGTGETMAAAFGLGLGPGDAVVSLGASGSVMAVHHEALADPSGMITSFADATGMHLPVVHTLNAVRALRGTAELLGLTDLAELSELAMKSTPGASGLVLLPYLEGERTPHLPHTAGTLTGLRRESMKREHLARAAFEGMLCGLADALDVLRQRGVDVRRVFLLGPAAELPAIQAAAPAIFAAQVVVPQPADYAALGAARQAAWALGVAQGTLAPHTPPAWQGAAAQVFEPGEELPVGQAVRQQFIATRDQLHPGAFAD from the coding sequence ATGGGGATAGTCGCCGGGCTGGACAGTTCGTCCGCATTCACTCGCATCGTCGTCTGCGACACGGACACGGGTGCCGTGCTGCGCCAGGGATACGCGCAGCATCCCGTCGAGTCGAAAGCCGGTGACGTCGATCCGCAGGCGTGGCTGCTTTCGCTGGGCGAGGCCGCGGCCGGCGGGCTGCTGGAGGGCGTGCAAGCCATCGGCGTGTCCGCGCAGCAGTACGGGGTGATCCCGCTCGACGCGTCCGGGGCGCCGGTACGTGCCGCGCTGGTCGGGAACGACAAGCGGGCGCAGGTCGCCGCCGCGGACCTGGTCGAGGGGTTCGGCGGACGGCAGGCGTGGGCCGAGGCGGTCGGGTGCGTGCCGCAGTCCGGGCTGCCGGTGGCGAAGCTGCGGTGGCTGGCGCGGACCGAGCCGGAGGCGGCCCAGCGCACGGCGCTCGTGATGCAGCCGCACGACTGGCTGGTGTGGCAGCTGCTCGGCAGGCCCGTGCGGCGTACGACGGACCGCGGCGGGGCGTCGTCGACCGGGTACTGGTCGGCGGGCACCGGCTCGTACCGCCCCGACCTGGTGGAACTGGCCCTCGGCCACCAGGCGGCGCTGCCCGAGGTGCTCGGCCCGTCCGACGCGGCCGGGACGACTCCGGAGGGGCTGCTGATCTCGGCGGGCACCGGCGAGACGATGGCCGCGGCCTTCGGCCTCGGGCTCGGGCCCGGCGACGCGGTGGTGTCGCTCGGCGCCTCCGGTTCCGTGATGGCCGTGCACCACGAGGCGCTCGCCGACCCGTCCGGAATGATCACCTCCTTCGCGGACGCGACCGGCATGCACCTGCCGGTCGTCCACACGCTCAATGCCGTACGGGCGCTGCGCGGCACCGCCGAGCTGCTGGGCCTGACCGATCTGGCGGAGCTGTCCGAGCTCGCCATGAAGTCGACGCCGGGCGCGTCGGGGCTCGTCCTGCTCCCCTATCTGGAGGGCGAGCGCACCCCGCACCTGCCGCACACCGCCGGTACGCTCACCGGGCTGCGGCGCGAGTCGATGAAGCGCGAGCACCTGGCCCGCGCGGCCTTCGAGGGCATGCTGTGCGGGCTCGCCGACGCGCTGGACGTGCTGCGGCAGCGGGGTGTGGACGTGCGGCGGGTGTTCCTGCTGGGGCCGGCGGCAGAGCTGCCCGCCATCCAGGCCGCGGCGCCCGCGATCTTCGCCGCGCAGGTCGTCGTGCCGCAGCCCGCGGACTACGCGGCGCTCGGCGCGGCCCGGCAGGCGGCATGGGCGCTCGGCGTCGCGCAGGGCACGCTCGCCCCGCACACCCCGCCGGCCTGGCAGGGCGCGGCGGCCCAGGTCTTCGAGCCCGGTGAGGAACTGCCGGTGGGCCAGGCGGTGCGCCAGCAGTTCATCGCCACGCGGGACCAGCTCCACCCCGGCGCGTTCGCCGACTGA